Genomic segment of uncultured Desulfobacter sp.:
CAGGATATTCGGTGGGATTATCGATGATTTTGACTTCTCCGGACACATAGGTGACTTCATACTGTACCGAAGGCGAGGTTAAAATCAGCGAAACATCATATTCACGCTCAAGACGCTCCTGAACCACTTCAAGGTGCAAAAGCCCAAGGAATCCACACCGGTACCCAAACCCAAGGGCCGCCGACGAATCCTTCTCATAAATCAAGGCGGCATCATTGAGTTTGAGTTTTTCCAATGCTTCGGTCAGTTCCGGATAATCGTCGGATGCAACCGGATACATGGAAGAAAAGACGACAGGGGTGGGTTCCCTGAAACCGCCAAGCGCTTTATCGCATTTTTTATCGGGCATGGTCACCGTATCACCGATCTTCACATCGGAGATCAGCTTTATCCCGGCGATCACATAGCCCACCTGCCCTGCATCAAGACTTGCCTGGGGGCTGCGTTTGATTTGAAACAGGCCCACTTCTTCGACCTTGTAGATCGCATCATTGGACATGAATTGTATCCGGTCTCCTTTTTTGACACTGCCTTCAAAAATTCTGAAATGGATGATCACGCCTCTGAAAGGATCATAATGGGAATCAAATATCAGCGCCTTGAATGCCCCGGTATTTTCCACAGCAGGCGCAGGTATTTTATCCACAATGGTCTGAAAAATCTTATCAACACCAAGCCCTGTTTTTGCGGAAACAAGAAGCGCCTGTTCACTGTCAAGCCCCAGGTCTTCATCAATCTGATTTTTAACCCATTCGATCTCGGCCGACGGCAAATCAATTTTATTGATGATCGGAAGAATCTCAAGGTTATGTTCCATGGCCAGATAGAGGTTGGCAAGGGTCTGGGCTTCAACCCCCTGGGATGCATCGGCCAGTATCAAAGCGCCTTCACATGAGGCAAGTGCCCTTGACACTTCATAGGAAAAATCCACATGCCCCGGCGTATCAATGAGATTAAGCAGATACTGGGTGCCGTCCGCAGCCGTATAAGGCAGGGACACGGTCTGGGATTTTATGGTGATTCCCCTCTCCCGCTCAATATCCATGGAGTCCAGAATCTGCTCTTTCATATCTCTATCGTCTATAATACCGGATAGTTGTATCAGTCGATCAGACAAAGTAGATTTGCCATGGTCAATATGCGCAATAATAGAAAAATTTCTAATATTAAGGTGATCGTATTTCAATTAGACTCCAAACTAAGAGTTGACAAAAAAGGTGTATCCATCATAATAAGGCTATACATTTATCAATTGTGATGTTCAGTGTCAAGAAAAGCCGCTGTTCAAGCCTGTCTATTTATATCGGAGAAACAAATGGCCCATGCCGTTCTCATTGTTGACGATGATATAGCAATTAAGGAATCTGTAGAAGAATTTTTAACACTAATGACCTATAATGTCAAAAGTGCCGATAATGCATTTCAGGCCGTTGAGATCCTCAAATCCTTTAAGCCCGATGTGGTTTTAACCGATATCATGATGCAGGGAATGGATGGACTTGAATTAACTAAACTGATCCGGGAAAAGTACGATATTGATGTCATGGTCATGACCGGGTATTCTGCGGATTATTCCTATGAAGAGGCCATCAATGCCGGGGCCAGTGATTTTATCTTCAAGCCGTTCCGTTTTGAAGAACTCGATCTGAGAATAAAACGGATGCTCAGGGAAGCTGCATTCAAAAGGGAAAGGGATAAACTGCTCGAAGATATGAAGCAGCTGGCCATCACCGACGGATTAACAGGACTGTTCAATTCCCGGCAGTTTTTTCACCAAATCAAGCAGGAGGTTGAACGGTTTCAGCGCTATACCAGGGACTTATCACTTCTCATGCTGGATATCGACTTTTTTAAAAAGTACAACGATACCTGGGGGCACCTGGAAGGTGACAAGGTGCTGATGAGCATGGGTATGATCATCTCCTCGTGCCTGCGCAGCATGGATTCCGCCTACCGTTACGGTGGCGAGGAATTCGCCGTGCTTTTACCGGAAACAGAGTTAAAAGAGGCCTGTCTGGTGGGCAACCGCATCAGGGACAATGTCCGAAAAGCAGTCTTCACACCGGAAAAAGGTGTACAGACCTCCGTAACCGTCAGCATTGGCGCGGCACAGATTATCAACGGCGAAGATTTTACCTCATTTATCAAACGTACGGATAAGGCGTTGTACCAGTCAAAAGAAAACGGTCGCAACCGATTGACCCAGGCCCCAGCCACTTAATCCATGGCAATGCGCATGCTTAAATCAACGGACACAGACTGATGGGTGAGTGCGCCGCAGGAAATAACATCCACGCCTGTTCCGGCAATGGCGTTCAATGTCTTTAAACTGACATTACCCGACGCTTCCACCACGGCACGTTTCCCAATTAGCGCCACAGCCTTGGTCATGGAGTCAACGTCCATATTGTCCAGCATAATCACATCCGCCTGGGCATCAAGGGCCTGTTGCACCTGAACCATATCCGAGACTTCCACTTCTATTTTCATCAGATGGGAGGCCCTGGCCCGAACACGGGAAACGGCCGCCGCAATGGAACCGGCCGCTGCAATGTGATTGTCTTTGATCAAAATACCGTCATAAAGGGCAAATCGGTGATTAAATCCGCCCCCTGCCCTGACAGCGTCTTTTTCGATTTTTCGCCATCCAGGAGTTGTTTTTCTTGTATCCACCAGCCTGACGTTTGGATTGTTCAAAACGTTGACAAATTCTCTTGTCAACGTTGCAATGCCCGAAAGCCGCTGCAAAAAATTTAACGCCACACGTTCGGCCGTTAAAAGAGAGCGGATATCGCCGGTGACGGTGAAAATCACATCATCTCTTTTAATAGTGTCCGAATCATTGAAATGAATCCTGCATTCCAAAGAA
This window contains:
- the lepA gene encoding translation elongation factor 4, whose product is MKYDHLNIRNFSIIAHIDHGKSTLSDRLIQLSGIIDDRDMKEQILDSMDIERERGITIKSQTVSLPYTAADGTQYLLNLIDTPGHVDFSYEVSRALASCEGALILADASQGVEAQTLANLYLAMEHNLEILPIINKIDLPSAEIEWVKNQIDEDLGLDSEQALLVSAKTGLGVDKIFQTIVDKIPAPAVENTGAFKALIFDSHYDPFRGVIIHFRIFEGSVKKGDRIQFMSNDAIYKVEEVGLFQIKRSPQASLDAGQVGYVIAGIKLISDVKIGDTVTMPDKKCDKALGGFREPTPVVFSSMYPVASDDYPELTEALEKLKLNDAALIYEKDSSAALGFGYRCGFLGLLHLEVVQERLEREYDVSLILTSPSVQYEVTYVSGEVKIIDNPTEYPDPTEIKCVREPIIKASIIVPDKYMGNVMQVCHEFRGESTNYQYLTSNRMEMKFILPLAEVVYEFYDRLKSVTQGYGSFDYQIAGYQETNLVKLDFLINAERVDALSMLIHREKAEAKARAACKKLREEIPRQQFKIPIQGAIGGKIIARETISAYRKDVTAKCYGGDISRKRKLLEKQKKGKKRMKMVGSVEIPQSAFLSVLKTD
- a CDS encoding diguanylate cyclase — protein: MAHAVLIVDDDIAIKESVEEFLTLMTYNVKSADNAFQAVEILKSFKPDVVLTDIMMQGMDGLELTKLIREKYDIDVMVMTGYSADYSYEEAINAGASDFIFKPFRFEELDLRIKRMLREAAFKRERDKLLEDMKQLAITDGLTGLFNSRQFFHQIKQEVERFQRYTRDLSLLMLDIDFFKKYNDTWGHLEGDKVLMSMGMIISSCLRSMDSAYRYGGEEFAVLLPETELKEACLVGNRIRDNVRKAVFTPEKGVQTSVTVSIGAAQIINGEDFTSFIKRTDKALYQSKENGRNRLTQAPAT
- the nadC gene encoding carboxylating nicotinate-nucleotide diphosphorylase, whose product is MDMTEKIIGLALFEDACLGDITTDSIFIEPQEKTAVIVAKQDFILAGTDVSKKVFHAVDPSLECRIHFNDSDTIKRDDVIFTVTGDIRSLLTAERVALNFLQRLSGIATLTREFVNVLNNPNVRLVDTRKTTPGWRKIEKDAVRAGGGFNHRFALYDGILIKDNHIAAAGSIAAAVSRVRARASHLMKIEVEVSDMVQVQQALDAQADVIMLDNMDVDSMTKAVALIGKRAVVEASGNVSLKTLNAIAGTGVDVISCGALTHQSVSVDLSMRIAMD